The Setaria italica strain Yugu1 chromosome IX, Setaria_italica_v2.0, whole genome shotgun sequence genome has a window encoding:
- the LOC101782829 gene encoding cancer-related nucleoside-triphosphatase: protein MAGAPSRCLFVTGPPGVGKTTLVMRVFEALRASHPNLTIRGFYTREVRESGERVGFEVVTLDGRSGPLASSKVSSPESFRWPTVGKYKVDVASLESLALPELQVKEDTDLFIIDEVGKMELFSSAFFPAVMRVVESNIPVLATIPIPRNGRDIPGVARLRNHPGAAIFTLNTGNRDTMRETIYNQLSSLLQKSILDHCC from the exons ATGGCCGGCGCGCCGTCGAGGTGCCTCTTCGTCACTGGCCCGCCG GGCGTGGGGAAGACGACGTTGGTCATGCGGGTGTTCGAAGCCCTCAGGGCCTCCCACCCGAACCTCACCATTCGCGGCTTCTATACCC GGGAGGTGAGGGAGAGTGGGGAAAGGGTAGGGTTCGAGGTTGTCACGCTCGATGGCCGAAGTGGACCGCTCGCCTCATCCAAGGTTTCCAG CCCAGAGTCTTTTCGATGGCCTACTGTTGGGAAATACAAAGTAGATGTAGCATCTTTGGAATCGCTAGCATTACCTGAGCTGCAG GTCAAGGAAGACACAGATCTCTTCATCATTGATGAAGTGGGTAAGATGGAGTTGTTCAGTTCAGCATTTTTCCCTGCTGTAATGAGAGTTGTTGAATCCAATATACCAGTGTTGGCCACCATACCGATTCCTAGAAATGGCCGAGACATTCCAGGAG TTGCTAGGTTGCGGAATCATCCTGGAGCTGCTATTTTCACCTTAAATACTGGTAACAGGGATACGATGAGAGAAACTATCTACAATCAGTTAAGCAGTTTGTTGCAGAAGAG CATTTTGGACCACTGCTGCTAA